One window of Cohnella hashimotonis genomic DNA carries:
- a CDS encoding HRDC domain-containing protein, giving the protein MKIVFLNRLEQGSGYPAGREGQVFIGEEQGNWTAGWQETAENGDAERTIWYEGTSWEELLSSFRHGVAGRMKEGYRPMLDGMLEDTPFWERKPQLQTLLQCYADGQPASDEVIESLRVWRRTKAAEEKRPAYMIATNRELHGLAVFLPHNQAEMQQVPGFGKLKAERYGVELVAMLAKTERSHSFPLDWVSGAVSADQYAAWMFSQREDRYGKSLSLIQEKRKLLAGIREGSSLTELAQQMQCARRELIARIEQLDEEGYDVLPLIDQELAAVPEQEKEVALGAMDELGDRFLKPLQQRVYGGQTGTEYAETERQYEKLRMLRITFRRSRKIAI; this is encoded by the coding sequence ATGAAGATCGTGTTTTTGAATCGGCTTGAGCAAGGCAGCGGTTACCCGGCGGGACGCGAAGGACAGGTATTCATCGGGGAGGAACAGGGCAATTGGACCGCAGGCTGGCAAGAGACGGCCGAAAACGGAGATGCCGAGCGGACGATCTGGTACGAGGGCACGAGCTGGGAGGAGCTGTTGTCGTCGTTCCGTCATGGCGTTGCGGGCAGGATGAAGGAAGGGTACCGTCCGATGCTGGACGGCATGCTCGAGGATACGCCGTTCTGGGAGCGCAAGCCGCAGCTGCAGACGCTGCTTCAATGCTATGCGGACGGACAACCGGCTTCGGACGAAGTGATCGAATCGCTTCGCGTATGGCGAAGAACGAAGGCGGCCGAGGAGAAGAGGCCGGCTTATATGATCGCGACCAACCGCGAGCTCCACGGGTTGGCGGTATTTTTGCCGCATAACCAGGCGGAGATGCAGCAGGTGCCGGGTTTCGGCAAGCTGAAGGCGGAGCGGTACGGCGTGGAGCTTGTCGCGATGCTGGCCAAGACGGAGCGCAGCCATTCATTCCCGCTGGACTGGGTATCCGGTGCGGTATCCGCCGATCAATACGCCGCTTGGATGTTCTCCCAGCGGGAGGATCGCTACGGCAAAAGCTTGTCGCTTATTCAGGAGAAGCGCAAGCTGCTGGCAGGCATTCGCGAGGGCAGCTCGCTGACGGAGCTCGCGCAGCAGATGCAGTGCGCGCGCAGAGAGCTGATCGCGCGGATCGAGCAGCTTGACGAAGAAGGCTACGACGTACTGCCGCTGATCGATCAGGAGCTGGCCGCCGTGCCCGAGCAGGAGAAGGAGGTCGCCTTGGGGGCGATGGACGAGCTGGGAGACCGCTTTCTCAAGCCGCTGCAGCAACGGGTGTACGGAGGCCAGACGGGCACCGAATATGCCGAGACCGAGCGACAGTACGAGAAGCTGCGCATGCTCCGCATAACGTTCCGTAGGAGCAGGAAGATCGCGATTTAA
- the corA gene encoding magnesium/cobalt transporter CorA, with protein sequence MKIRLVRQGVFTPVEDITQTLIPPDEGFYWIDADVDDLVVLQPLFGIHDLAVEDCLTEEEQRPKLEVYESHYFLVINSIRFDDEEIFLRSLNVFLGRHYLITVTRQKINELRSIKPILWEQEVNSADRLMYHLVDIVVDNYFSVGDRIEARIEQLEEDILMHTKKSHLTEIIGLRSEILWLKKVLGPQRDVIATLNKRDLRLIDHQLQKYFIDIHENAVKIYETFETYRDLMGNLREAYQSSVANRANEIMRVFTALTTIFMPLTFLTGVYGMNFDYIPGMHDQYGSVVLLCIMIGLGFGMFYIFRKKDWL encoded by the coding sequence ATGAAAATCCGCCTGGTCCGTCAAGGCGTATTCACGCCTGTTGAAGATATTACCCAAACGCTTATTCCGCCGGATGAAGGCTTCTACTGGATCGACGCGGACGTCGACGACCTGGTCGTCCTGCAGCCGCTGTTCGGCATCCATGATCTGGCCGTCGAAGACTGTCTGACGGAGGAAGAGCAGCGACCCAAGCTCGAGGTTTACGAGAGCCATTATTTCCTGGTCATCAACAGCATCCGGTTCGACGACGAGGAGATTTTCCTCCGCTCCCTTAACGTCTTCCTGGGACGTCACTATCTGATCACCGTCACGCGTCAGAAGATCAACGAGCTGCGCAGCATCAAGCCGATTCTCTGGGAGCAGGAAGTCAACTCGGCCGACCGCTTGATGTACCACCTCGTCGATATCGTGGTCGACAACTATTTCTCCGTCGGCGACCGGATCGAGGCCCGCATCGAGCAGCTCGAGGAAGATATTCTGATGCACACCAAAAAGTCGCATCTCACCGAGATCATCGGGCTGCGAAGCGAGATTCTGTGGCTCAAGAAGGTGCTGGGCCCGCAGCGCGACGTCATCGCCACGCTCAACAAGCGGGATCTCAGGCTCATCGATCACCAGCTGCAAAAATACTTCATTGACATTCACGAAAATGCCGTCAAAATTTACGAAACGTTCGAGACGTACCGGGACCTGATGGGCAACTTGCGCGAAGCCTACCAGTCCAGCGTCGCCAACCGCGCCAACGAGATCATGCGCGTATTCACGGCGCTGACGACCATCTTCATGCCGCTCACCTTCCTCACCGGGGTGTACGGGATGAACTTCGATTACATTCCCGGGATGCACGACCAGTATGGTTCCGTCGTACTGCTGTGCATCATGATCGGTCTCGGCTTCGGAATGTTCTATATATTCCGCAAGAAGGATTGGCTATGA
- a CDS encoding nitric oxide synthase oxygenase produces MHTTTSSDIGVRSLRSEAELFLTRVAEETGMEETAAAARRREVLAEIAATGTYSHTPEELTHGAKMAWRNANRCIGRLFWNRMHVFDERDATSEQEVFDALLRHLAFAVNGGEIRPAITILPQAGEGCDTFRIWNHQLLRYAGYESTTGVMGDPASVGFTRVCERLGWRGEGTPFDLLPLVVQHGSKPPRLFEIPRTHALEVPLSHPDRDVFAGFPAKWYAVPVISDMLLEIGGIRYPAAPFNGWYMGTEIGSRNLGDEARYNLLPRIAANLGLDTSSNASLWKDRALVELNAAVLHSYRLAGVTIVDHHTAAQQFSVFERNEEKAGRDVTGRWSWLIPPMSPSATSVFHKSYEDRIVSPQFIHQKPPYE; encoded by the coding sequence ATGCACACGACGACTTCATCCGATATTGGCGTACGGTCGCTGCGATCCGAGGCGGAGCTTTTTCTGACGCGCGTCGCCGAGGAAACCGGAATGGAGGAAACCGCTGCCGCCGCCAGACGTCGTGAAGTACTTGCCGAGATTGCGGCGACGGGCACTTACAGCCATACCCCCGAAGAGCTGACGCACGGCGCAAAGATGGCGTGGCGCAATGCCAACCGCTGCATAGGCCGATTGTTCTGGAACAGGATGCATGTGTTCGACGAGCGCGATGCAACCAGCGAGCAAGAGGTGTTCGACGCTCTGCTGCGGCATCTCGCGTTCGCCGTCAACGGCGGGGAGATTCGACCGGCGATCACGATTCTGCCGCAGGCCGGAGAGGGCTGCGATACGTTTCGGATTTGGAATCACCAGCTGCTGCGGTACGCAGGCTACGAGAGTACGACAGGCGTAATGGGCGACCCCGCTTCGGTCGGGTTTACACGGGTCTGCGAGCGGCTTGGCTGGCGCGGCGAAGGAACGCCGTTCGATCTGCTGCCACTCGTCGTCCAGCATGGCAGCAAGCCGCCGCGTTTGTTCGAAATTCCGCGAACGCACGCGCTGGAGGTTCCTCTCAGCCACCCGGACCGGGATGTGTTCGCCGGCTTTCCTGCCAAATGGTACGCCGTCCCCGTCATCTCCGACATGCTGCTTGAGATCGGAGGCATCCGGTACCCTGCGGCACCTTTTAACGGCTGGTACATGGGAACGGAGATCGGCTCGCGCAATCTTGGCGACGAGGCCAGGTACAATTTGCTGCCCCGGATTGCGGCCAATCTTGGTCTGGACACGTCTTCGAATGCGTCGCTCTGGAAGGATCGGGCGCTGGTCGAGCTTAACGCCGCGGTGCTTCACTCCTACCGGCTTGCCGGCGTGACGATCGTCGATCACCATACGGCCGCGCAGCAGTTCAGCGTTTTCGAGCGCAATGAAGAAAAAGCCGGCAGAGACGTAACCGGACGCTGGTCTTGGCTGATTCCTCCAATGTCCCCTTCCGCAACCTCCGTGTTCCACAAGAGCTATGAGGATCGCATCGTAAGCCCGCAATTCATTCATCAAAAACCGCCGTACGAATAA
- a CDS encoding MATE family efflux transporter encodes MELDKKMKLGRLTWPIMIEMFLAFAIGTSDTLMVSRISDDAVAVVGFSNQFFNAVIVVFMLVASGAGILIANRLGAGEAYEARKLAIVSVVLTGAIGLVVSLLMIFGASQFAGWLGMPHDIRPLAKDYLAIVGGGMVFTAIGNALSTAIRNTGNTRSPMYIAIMMNVVHIFLNALFIFGLLGFPKWGLFGVALSTLFVRAASVVLLLYVFRSSFGGRIGLREFLRPDWSKSREILRIGWPLSINGGSWQISQLAITGLIGVMGAQELAARTYMNTMESFAFTIGWSYAMAVQILIAYLFGQGRLTEAYRSAYRAMGYGMAFVMFNTALMLLFRKQIITFFTDDPWIVDMAIVLLWLNLILQPGKMLNMALGQSIVAVGDSRYMMKISIPSQWLVSVGLTYLLGIQLEWGLYGVYAGMILDEYIRGVVLYLRWRHHHKRGLFADSGDRGAGALAATAGGVQV; translated from the coding sequence ATGGAATTGGACAAAAAAATGAAGCTCGGCCGTCTCACCTGGCCTATTATGATCGAGATGTTCCTCGCGTTTGCCATCGGCACGTCGGACACGCTGATGGTGAGCCGCATCTCGGACGATGCGGTAGCTGTCGTAGGCTTTTCCAATCAGTTTTTTAATGCCGTAATCGTCGTTTTTATGCTGGTCGCAAGCGGCGCGGGCATCTTGATCGCCAATCGTCTCGGCGCCGGTGAAGCTTACGAGGCGCGCAAGCTTGCGATCGTCTCGGTCGTCCTGACCGGCGCGATCGGGCTCGTCGTCAGCCTGCTCATGATATTCGGGGCAAGCCAATTCGCCGGATGGCTTGGCATGCCGCACGATATAAGGCCGCTCGCGAAGGATTACTTGGCGATCGTGGGCGGCGGTATGGTCTTCACCGCGATCGGCAATGCGTTGTCTACGGCCATCCGCAACACGGGCAATACACGCTCTCCGATGTACATCGCGATTATGATGAACGTCGTTCACATTTTTCTGAACGCGCTGTTTATTTTCGGCCTGCTCGGCTTTCCGAAGTGGGGGCTGTTCGGCGTAGCGTTGTCCACGCTGTTCGTGCGGGCGGCGTCGGTCGTGCTGCTGCTCTACGTGTTCCGCTCGTCCTTCGGCGGCCGGATCGGCCTCCGCGAATTTCTGCGTCCGGACTGGAGCAAGTCGCGGGAGATCTTGCGGATCGGCTGGCCGCTCAGCATCAACGGCGGCTCATGGCAGATCTCCCAGCTCGCGATCACGGGGCTCATCGGCGTGATGGGCGCGCAGGAGCTGGCGGCGCGAACCTATATGAACACGATGGAATCGTTCGCTTTCACGATCGGGTGGTCGTACGCGATGGCGGTGCAGATCCTGATCGCCTACCTGTTCGGGCAGGGAAGGCTGACCGAGGCGTATCGAAGCGCTTATCGCGCGATGGGGTACGGCATGGCGTTCGTCATGTTCAACACGGCGCTTATGCTCTTGTTCCGCAAGCAGATCATCACCTTTTTCACGGACGATCCGTGGATCGTGGATATGGCGATCGTGCTGCTGTGGCTCAATCTGATTCTCCAGCCGGGCAAGATGCTCAATATGGCACTCGGCCAATCGATCGTGGCGGTCGGCGACAGCCGTTATATGATGAAGATATCGATACCCAGCCAGTGGCTGGTGTCCGTCGGCCTTACTTATTTGCTGGGCATCCAGCTGGAATGGGGGCTTTACGGCGTCTATGCCGGCATGATCCTCGACGAGTATATCCGGGGCGTCGTGCTGTACCTTCGCTGGCGGCATCACCACAAGCGCGGTCTGTTCGCCGATAGCGGCGACCGCGGCGCGGGGGCGTTGGCCGCGACAGCGGGCGGCGTACAGGTCTAA